A single genomic interval of Mycobacterium sp. DL592 harbors:
- a CDS encoding NtaA/DmoA family FMN-dependent monooxygenase (This protein belongs to a clade of FMN-dependent monooxygenases, within a broader family of flavin-dependent oxidoreductases, the luciferase-like monooxygenase (LMM) family, some of whose members use coenzyme F420 rather than FMN.) yields MSDNRFHLGWFLNFVVDAWNEPWGSGGNPWNGDFYVDLARAFERAKFDYMILEDKLMVSDAYGGTFETDLKHALFSPKHDPAPLVPLLAQATSHLGIVVTLSTSFYPPFLLARLCSTLDHITGGRLGWNIVTSAEDRAAQNFGLDKLYAHDLRYEMADEYVDLVTQLWESWEPDAVVLDRETGTYADHTKVHTIDFEGKYYKSRGPLNTVPSPQRRPVFSQAGGSPKGRDFAAKYADTVIAAATGIAGMKEYRDDIRERLVAHGRKPDDAKVLFLVTPILGDTDEEAHAKARRLSEDPHYIEQSLGILSAVTEIDFSKFDLDQPLPDDIATNGERGSLEKFVQRGSGKTLRQLVLDGPLDAVDLIGTPDTVAATMGEIMEEVGGDGFLFISPGMRVNRRYVTEITDGLVPALQRRGLVRTHYAHQHFRDNLLEF; encoded by the coding sequence ATGAGTGACAACCGCTTTCACCTCGGCTGGTTTCTGAACTTCGTCGTCGACGCATGGAACGAGCCATGGGGTTCCGGGGGAAACCCCTGGAACGGTGACTTCTACGTCGACTTGGCCCGCGCGTTCGAGCGAGCCAAGTTCGACTACATGATTCTCGAAGACAAGCTTATGGTCTCCGACGCATACGGCGGCACTTTCGAGACCGACCTCAAGCACGCGTTGTTCTCACCCAAGCATGACCCTGCTCCGCTGGTTCCGCTTCTGGCGCAGGCGACATCGCACCTGGGGATCGTGGTGACACTGTCCACCAGCTTCTATCCGCCGTTCCTGTTGGCGCGGCTGTGCTCGACCCTCGACCACATCACCGGTGGCCGGCTTGGCTGGAACATCGTCACCTCCGCCGAGGATCGTGCGGCTCAGAACTTCGGCCTGGACAAGCTCTACGCCCACGACCTGCGCTACGAGATGGCCGACGAATACGTCGACCTCGTCACCCAATTGTGGGAGTCGTGGGAACCCGACGCGGTCGTCTTGGATCGAGAGACCGGCACGTACGCCGACCACACGAAAGTCCACACGATCGACTTCGAGGGCAAGTACTACAAGAGTCGGGGGCCACTGAACACCGTTCCCTCGCCACAGCGTCGGCCGGTTTTCAGTCAGGCCGGGGGCTCGCCGAAGGGCCGTGACTTCGCGGCGAAGTACGCCGACACCGTGATCGCCGCAGCCACCGGTATCGCGGGGATGAAGGAGTACCGCGACGATATCCGCGAACGGCTGGTCGCACACGGCCGCAAACCCGACGATGCCAAAGTGCTGTTCCTGGTGACCCCGATCCTCGGCGACACCGACGAGGAGGCACACGCCAAGGCACGCCGGCTCAGCGAGGATCCGCACTACATCGAGCAGTCGCTGGGCATTCTCTCGGCGGTCACCGAGATCGACTTCTCGAAGTTCGATCTGGACCAGCCACTCCCCGACGACATCGCCACCAACGGTGAGCGGGGCTCGTTGGAGAAGTTCGTCCAGCGTGGCAGCGGAAAGACGTTGCGGCAGTTGGTTCTCGACGGTCCACTGGACGCGGTGGATCTGATCGGTACTCCCGATACGGTTGCCGCGACCATGGGCGAGATCATGGAAGAGGTGGGCGGGGACGGCTTCCTGTTCATCTCACCCGGTATGCGCGTAAATCGCAGGTACGTCACCGAGATCACCGACGGGCTGGTCCCGGCGCTCCAACGTCGAGGACTGGTGCGCACGCACTACGCGCACCAACACTTCCGCGACAACCTGCTGGAGTTCTGA
- a CDS encoding cytosine permease, which translates to MTSAQNESQALGALAARQLANATKTVPQLETITPRFAPAPSTRPLDVETRSIDWIPDDERHGSAWRVTPLFFIGNWSFFSVALGFTGPSLGLSLWWSILAATLGVLFGTFFMAFHATQGPQLGLPQIIQSRAQFGFRGVIVAVIMSLACYLGFGVVNTILTVQGLGGVFGWSPIVVGLLINVVAAVLAIWGHDQLHRACRIVFYATLPFFVVFSGAILFGHAGGTPEPAESHFVLTAFLTQFSVAAAYNIAFAPVVSDFTRYLPATTRPRTLVASVYLGAGVSLIWLIAIGAWLAAHYGASDALVALRDSGDHVVHGFGPLLALLSAATLVLGLGTGAYSVALQFLTGVDLFKRVAPTRGLRVAATVGGIVVWSAIALPFGTDVIHAASNALSLMLYLLVPWTAVNLVDYFFVRRGHYVIADLFTPNGIYGAWAWRGIVAYLAGFAAMIPFALLPFYTGPAAEAIGGLDISYVPGLLVAGGLYYALTRNLDLSGEFEAARVSNQALAEHSAPQPGEHQPPLDRGLLA; encoded by the coding sequence CCACGCGACCACTGGACGTCGAAACCCGTTCGATCGACTGGATTCCGGATGACGAAAGGCACGGCTCGGCCTGGCGGGTGACGCCGCTGTTCTTCATCGGCAACTGGAGCTTTTTCTCCGTCGCACTCGGGTTCACCGGTCCGTCGCTGGGCCTCTCGCTGTGGTGGTCCATCCTGGCCGCCACGCTCGGAGTCCTCTTCGGCACGTTCTTCATGGCGTTCCACGCCACCCAGGGACCCCAGCTCGGGCTTCCACAGATCATCCAGTCCCGCGCGCAGTTCGGGTTCCGCGGCGTCATCGTGGCCGTGATCATGTCGCTGGCCTGCTATCTCGGCTTCGGTGTCGTGAACACGATCCTCACCGTTCAGGGACTCGGTGGCGTGTTCGGCTGGTCGCCGATCGTGGTCGGCCTGCTGATCAACGTGGTGGCCGCGGTGCTGGCGATCTGGGGCCACGACCAGTTGCACCGCGCCTGCCGGATCGTCTTCTACGCGACCCTGCCGTTCTTCGTGGTCTTCAGCGGGGCAATCCTGTTCGGCCACGCCGGAGGTACACCCGAACCGGCCGAAAGCCACTTCGTCCTCACCGCATTCCTCACCCAGTTCTCGGTGGCGGCGGCGTACAACATCGCATTCGCCCCGGTGGTGTCGGACTTCACCCGCTACCTTCCGGCGACGACCAGGCCGCGCACCCTGGTCGCCAGCGTTTATCTGGGCGCGGGAGTGTCGCTGATCTGGCTGATCGCCATCGGCGCGTGGTTGGCGGCCCACTACGGCGCCAGCGACGCCCTTGTCGCGCTGCGTGATTCAGGAGACCACGTGGTGCACGGCTTCGGCCCGCTGCTGGCGCTTCTTTCGGCGGCCACCCTGGTTCTCGGCCTGGGCACCGGTGCCTACAGCGTCGCACTGCAGTTCCTCACCGGAGTCGACCTGTTCAAACGTGTCGCCCCGACCCGCGGACTGCGCGTCGCGGCGACCGTCGGCGGCATCGTCGTCTGGTCCGCGATCGCGTTACCCTTCGGCACCGACGTGATCCACGCTGCCAGCAACGCGCTGTCGCTGATGCTGTATCTGCTGGTTCCGTGGACGGCGGTCAACCTAGTCGACTACTTCTTCGTGCGGCGCGGCCACTATGTGATCGCAGATCTGTTCACCCCCAACGGAATATACGGTGCGTGGGCCTGGCGGGGCATCGTCGCCTACCTGGCCGGATTCGCCGCAATGATTCCGTTTGCCCTGTTGCCGTTCTACACCGGCCCCGCCGCGGAAGCCATCGGGGGTCTTGACATCTCCTACGTGCCAGGCCTGCTGGTCGCCGGCGGCCTTTACTACGCGCTGACTCGAAACCTCGACCTCTCAGGCGAATTCGAGGCCGCCCGGGTCAGCAATCAGGCGCTGGCCGAGCACAGCGCGCCGCAACCCGGCGAGCACCAGCCACCGCTGGATCGCGGGCTGCTCGCCTGA